One Desulfovibrio sp. X2 genomic window carries:
- a CDS encoding sulfite exporter TauE/SafE family protein: MHFAVAGIDVAPWVPPLVAFCISFFTSMGGISGAFLLLPFQMSFLGYTNPSVSATNQLFNIVAIPSGVYRYIREGRMVWPLTWVVIVGTLPGVFLGAIARVRWLPDPRNFKMFAGLVLLYIGLRMVRDLTCRKGDKAAAEKRFQELVAAHRKRAKETCEPLPTTRVLAWNLRHVSYEFYGERFTVSSPGIFLLSLVVGVVGGVYGIGGGSIIAPFFVSVFGLPIYTVAGAALMGTFVTSVFGVAFYQAIAPFYPHMSVAPDWSLGLLFGAGGMLGMYLGARCQKFVPARAIKWGLAAVIVYTAAKYVVGWLF, translated from the coding sequence ATGCACTTCGCCGTCGCGGGCATAGACGTAGCGCCCTGGGTCCCGCCCCTGGTGGCCTTCTGCATCTCGTTCTTCACGTCCATGGGCGGCATCTCGGGCGCCTTCCTGCTGCTGCCCTTCCAGATGTCCTTCCTCGGATACACGAACCCGTCCGTGAGCGCCACGAACCAGCTCTTCAACATCGTGGCCATCCCGTCCGGGGTCTACCGCTACATCCGCGAGGGCCGCATGGTCTGGCCGCTGACCTGGGTGGTCATCGTCGGCACCCTGCCCGGGGTCTTCCTGGGCGCCATCGCCCGCGTTCGCTGGCTGCCGGACCCGCGCAACTTCAAGATGTTCGCGGGACTCGTGCTGCTCTACATCGGCCTGCGCATGGTCCGCGACCTGACGTGCAGGAAGGGCGACAAGGCCGCGGCCGAGAAGCGCTTCCAGGAGCTCGTGGCCGCGCACAGGAAGCGTGCGAAGGAGACCTGCGAGCCCCTGCCCACGACCCGGGTCCTCGCCTGGAACCTGCGCCACGTCTCCTACGAGTTCTACGGCGAGCGCTTCACCGTCTCCTCGCCCGGCATCTTCCTCCTGAGCCTCGTGGTCGGCGTGGTCGGCGGGGTCTACGGCATCGGCGGCGGCTCCATCATCGCCCCCTTCTTCGTCTCGGTCTTCGGCCTGCCCATCTACACCGTGGCCGGGGCCGCGCTCATGGGCACCTTCGTGACCTCGGTCTTCGGCGTGGCCTTCTACCAGGCCATCGCCCCCTTCTATCCGCACATGTCCGTGGCCCCGGACTGGTCGCTGGGTCTTCTCTTCGGCGCGGGCGGCATGCTCGGCATGTACCTCGGCGCGCGCTGCCAGAAATTCGTCCCTGCCAGGGCCATCAAGTGGGGGCTGGCCGCGGTCATCGTCTACACCGCCGCGAAGTACGTCGTCGGCTGGCTGTTCTAG
- a CDS encoding TOBE domain-containing protein, whose product MARRAAGKRTKTAGAAKASAKASGKTPGTARRGRNVLTAQAAQTQRHLDTVGLAALEQSFRAWAAASNRPDVALSRRRMLCVFLLLRASGARLGEVLGLDERADVDCATGAVRFAGREVQLSAEVCAEVAALMEHPGSAPLAGRLFSLDQGQVRRTFAQRAAAAGLPRELSSPTVLRRSRAVEMLGGGVPLSVVQKTLGQSSPSLTAAWHGYSEDDARRLVARFMERERRRTSARNAFFGRITGIRTGEVQALVEVEAVGGQRLRSMITVGSVASLGLHEGAMVTAEIKAPWVLIAPAEQDGAPGPAAESGAAAGPGEPAAMSAENRYLGVVREVHRGSVTTEVVTELADGTAVCAVVTTASADGLSLVPGRRAWVFWSAFAVILNVEQGSGPLFP is encoded by the coding sequence ATGGCCCGCAGGGCGGCAGGTAAGAGGACGAAGACGGCCGGGGCGGCCAAGGCTTCGGCCAAGGCTTCGGGAAAGACGCCCGGGACCGCGCGGCGCGGCCGGAATGTGCTGACCGCGCAGGCCGCGCAGACGCAGCGTCACCTGGACACGGTGGGCCTCGCGGCGCTGGAGCAGTCGTTCCGCGCCTGGGCCGCGGCCTCGAACCGGCCGGACGTGGCGCTCTCCAGGCGCCGCATGCTCTGCGTCTTCCTGCTCCTGCGCGCGAGCGGGGCGCGGCTGGGCGAGGTGCTCGGGCTCGACGAGCGCGCGGACGTGGACTGCGCCACGGGCGCGGTGCGCTTTGCCGGGCGCGAGGTGCAGCTCTCGGCCGAGGTCTGCGCCGAGGTCGCCGCGCTCATGGAGCACCCCGGCTCGGCCCCGCTCGCCGGACGCCTCTTCTCCCTGGACCAGGGCCAGGTGCGGCGCACCTTCGCCCAGCGCGCGGCCGCGGCCGGGCTGCCGCGCGAGCTCTCGAGCCCCACGGTGCTGCGCCGCTCGCGCGCCGTGGAGATGCTCGGCGGCGGGGTGCCGCTGTCCGTGGTGCAGAAGACGCTCGGCCAGTCCAGCCCGAGCCTCACGGCCGCCTGGCACGGCTACTCCGAGGACGACGCGCGGCGCCTGGTGGCGCGCTTCATGGAGCGTGAACGCCGCCGCACCTCCGCGCGCAACGCCTTCTTCGGCCGCATCACGGGCATCAGAACGGGCGAGGTCCAGGCCCTGGTGGAGGTGGAGGCCGTGGGCGGGCAGCGGCTGCGCTCCATGATCACCGTGGGCAGCGTGGCCTCGCTGGGGCTTCACGAGGGCGCCATGGTCACGGCCGAGATCAAGGCGCCCTGGGTGCTCATCGCCCCGGCGGAGCAGGACGGCGCGCCCGGCCCCGCGGCCGAGTCCGGCGCCGCGGCCGGGCCCGGCGAACCGGCGGCCATGAGCGCGGAGAACCGCTACCTGGGCGTGGTGCGCGAGGTGCACCGGGGCAGCGTGACCACCGAGGTGGTCACCGAGCTTGCCGACGGCACGGCCGTGTGCGCCGTGGTCACCACGGCCAGCGCGGACGGCCTTTCCCTCGTGCCGGGCCGCAGGGCCTGGGTCTTCTGGAGCGCGTTCGCGGTCATCCTGAACGTGGAGCAGGGGAGCGGCCCGCTCTTTCCGTAG
- a CDS encoding RDD family protein, which produces MKTCPKCGENASDQARFCPSCGTKLDGAQRDDTASSGRFGAFSANGSSDGPDGGPDEDPWAHLKARRAAEEAASGDRPPAGAAYADFPRRLLAFVVDQLLLGGCSWIVGMVIGLLMNVTIGKNGQPPEAFEDMFLIIGVSLSWGYYALFESSPWQATPGKRLLNLFVTDLSGRRLGFGRASARFFGKFVSGFIFLLGYIMAAFTRRRQALHDMIAGTLVLRKE; this is translated from the coding sequence ATGAAGACCTGCCCCAAATGCGGCGAGAACGCATCCGACCAGGCGCGCTTCTGCCCGTCCTGCGGGACGAAGCTGGACGGCGCGCAGCGCGACGACACGGCCTCGAGCGGCCGCTTCGGCGCCTTCTCCGCGAACGGTTCCAGCGATGGGCCCGACGGCGGACCCGACGAAGACCCCTGGGCGCACCTGAAGGCCAGGCGCGCGGCCGAGGAGGCCGCGAGCGGCGACCGTCCGCCCGCGGGCGCGGCCTACGCGGACTTCCCGCGCAGGCTGCTGGCCTTCGTGGTGGACCAGCTCCTGCTCGGCGGCTGCTCGTGGATCGTGGGGATGGTCATCGGCCTGCTCATGAACGTGACCATCGGCAAGAACGGCCAGCCGCCCGAGGCCTTCGAGGACATGTTCCTGATCATCGGCGTCTCGCTCTCCTGGGGCTACTACGCGCTCTTCGAGTCCTCGCCCTGGCAGGCCACGCCGGGCAAGCGCCTGCTGAACCTCTTTGTCACCGACCTCTCGGGCCGCCGCCTCGGCTTCGGCCGCGCCTCGGCCCGCTTCTTCGGCAAGTTCGTCTCGGGCTTCATCTTCCTGCTCGGCTACATCATGGCCGCCTTCACCCGCCGCCGCCAGGCCCTGCACGACATGATCGCGGGCACCCTGGTGCTGCGCAAGGAATAG
- a CDS encoding ABC transporter permease, producing the protein MSLLFFYSLRNLATRKMTTALTALGMGLVVFVFASVLMLTEGLEKTLVSTGSPDNAVAIRKSADTEVQSSVERAEADILTTEPEVALNGAGQPMAAKEVVVLMVLSKRSGTRSNVVLRGMDTDSLALRPQVRVVLGRPPQPGSTEIMVGQSVVRDFSGVNLGASLSFAARTWRVVGVFDAGNTGFSSEIWGDGRQFMQAFRRQSYSSVLLRLRDPSLFSRLKERVEHDPRLTVQLEREPAFYAKQSEMLAKFLRILGLSLTVIFSVGAVVGAMITMFSAVAGRTAEIGTLRALGFSRGAILAAFLMESLLLGGLGGLIGLGAASLLLSVSVSTTNFQTFAELAFRFTLTPAIAAESIGFSLVMGLVGGIIPSVRAARMNLVEALRED; encoded by the coding sequence ATGTCCCTGCTCTTCTTCTACAGCCTGCGCAACCTGGCCACGCGCAAGATGACCACGGCGCTCACCGCCCTGGGCATGGGGCTCGTGGTCTTCGTCTTCGCCTCGGTGCTCATGCTCACCGAGGGGCTGGAGAAGACGCTCGTCTCCACCGGCTCGCCGGACAACGCCGTGGCCATCCGCAAGTCCGCGGACACCGAGGTGCAGAGCAGCGTGGAGCGCGCCGAGGCCGACATCCTGACCACCGAGCCCGAGGTTGCCTTGAACGGCGCGGGGCAGCCCATGGCCGCCAAGGAGGTGGTGGTGCTCATGGTCCTGTCCAAGCGCTCGGGCACGCGCTCCAACGTGGTCCTGCGCGGTATGGACACGGACTCCCTGGCGCTGCGCCCCCAGGTGCGCGTGGTCCTCGGCCGCCCGCCGCAGCCCGGCTCCACGGAGATCATGGTCGGCCAGAGCGTGGTGCGCGACTTCTCGGGCGTGAACCTCGGCGCCTCGCTCTCGTTCGCCGCGCGCACCTGGCGGGTGGTCGGCGTGTTCGACGCCGGGAACACGGGATTCTCCTCGGAGATCTGGGGGGACGGCAGGCAGTTCATGCAGGCCTTCAGGCGGCAGTCCTACTCCTCGGTGCTCCTGCGCCTGCGCGACCCGAGCCTCTTCTCGCGGCTCAAGGAGCGCGTGGAGCACGACCCGCGCCTGACCGTGCAGCTCGAGCGCGAGCCCGCCTTCTACGCCAAGCAGTCCGAGATGCTGGCCAAGTTCCTGCGCATCCTCGGCCTCTCGCTGACCGTGATCTTCTCGGTGGGCGCGGTGGTGGGGGCCATGATCACCATGTTCTCGGCCGTGGCGGGCCGCACGGCGGAGATCGGCACGCTGCGCGCGCTCGGCTTCTCGCGCGGGGCCATCCTCGCGGCCTTCCTCATGGAGTCGCTGCTGCTCGGGGGGCTCGGCGGGCTCATCGGCCTGGGCGCGGCCTCGCTGCTCCTCTCGGTCAGCGTCTCCACGACCAACTTCCAGACCTTCGCGGAGCTCGCCTTCCGCTTCACCCTGACCCCGGCCATCGCGGCCGAGTCCATCGGCTTCTCCCTGGTCATGGGGCTCGTGGGCGGCATCATCCCCTCCGTGCGCGCCGCGCGCATGAATCTCGTCGAAGCCCTGCGCGAAGACTGA
- a CDS encoding ABC transporter permease — MLLKILFRNAFRHPLRTALTICGMVVAVLAFGSLRTVIDAWYAGVAASSSTRLVTRNAISLIFPLPLSYESRIAGVEGVKTVSYGNWFGAYYVDQKNFFGNFAVQAESYLKLYPEFVVPQAQKRAFLRDRKGALVGKKLADRFGWKVGQTVVLIGTIYPGNWEFTIRGIYHGRDQTADETNFLFHWDYLNETMKRTTPSRADQVGFYMVGVKRPEDAARVAQDIDALFANSSAETLTETEKAFQLGFVSMSEAIITAIRLVSVIIIVIILVVCANTMAMSVRERSAEWAVFKTLGFSGATVALVIVGESLVISCVGGGIGLALTFPLADFFRSALGQYFPIFNVSETTILLDAGLSAAVGFLAGIFPAVSAARIPVAHALRRVG; from the coding sequence GTGCTCCTCAAGATCCTCTTTAGGAACGCCTTCCGCCACCCCCTGCGGACAGCGCTCACGATCTGCGGCATGGTCGTGGCCGTGCTCGCCTTCGGCTCGCTGCGCACGGTCATCGACGCGTGGTACGCGGGCGTGGCCGCCTCCTCGTCCACGCGCCTGGTGACGCGCAACGCCATCTCCCTCATCTTCCCCCTGCCCCTGTCCTACGAGTCGCGCATCGCGGGCGTGGAAGGCGTGAAGACCGTGTCCTACGGCAACTGGTTCGGCGCCTACTACGTGGACCAGAAGAACTTCTTCGGCAACTTCGCGGTGCAGGCCGAGAGCTATCTCAAGCTCTACCCGGAATTCGTGGTGCCACAGGCGCAGAAGCGCGCCTTCCTGCGCGACCGCAAGGGCGCGCTCGTGGGGAAAAAGCTCGCGGACCGCTTCGGCTGGAAGGTGGGGCAGACCGTGGTGCTCATCGGCACCATCTACCCGGGCAACTGGGAGTTCACCATCCGCGGCATCTACCACGGCCGCGACCAGACCGCGGACGAGACGAACTTCCTCTTCCACTGGGACTACCTGAACGAGACCATGAAGCGCACCACGCCGAGCCGGGCGGACCAGGTGGGCTTCTACATGGTCGGGGTCAAGCGGCCGGAGGACGCGGCGCGCGTGGCCCAGGACATCGACGCGCTCTTCGCCAACTCCTCGGCCGAGACCCTGACCGAGACGGAAAAGGCCTTCCAGCTCGGCTTCGTCTCCATGAGCGAGGCCATCATCACCGCCATCCGCCTGGTCAGCGTGATCATCATCGTCATCATCCTCGTGGTCTGCGCCAACACCATGGCCATGAGCGTGCGCGAGCGCAGCGCCGAGTGGGCCGTGTTCAAGACGCTCGGCTTCTCCGGGGCCACGGTGGCGCTGGTCATCGTCGGGGAGTCGCTGGTCATCTCCTGCGTGGGCGGGGGCATAGGCCTCGCCCTCACCTTCCCCCTGGCCGACTTCTTCCGCTCCGCGCTCGGGCAGTACTTTCCCATCTTCAACGTCTCCGAGACCACCATCCTGCTCGACGCGGGGCTGAGCGCCGCGGTCGGCTTCCTGGCGGGCATCTTCCCCGCCGTCTCGGCGGCCCGCATCCCCGTGGCGCACGCCCTGCGCCGGGTAGGCTGA
- a CDS encoding ABC transporter ATP-binding protein: protein MQEPLVVVEGVSKSYRRGDVSETVLEDITFSIGRGEFLSLMGPSGSGKSTLLNLIAGLDKPDAGSIIVDGLEVSDLTEAELARWRSQSVGFVFQFYNLIPVLTALENVELPLLLTGLSRAERREHAAAALSLVSLSDRLGHYPKQLSGGQQQRVSIARALVSDPLLLVADEPTGDLDRKSAEDVLDLMERMNRDFGKTIVMVTHDPHAAARAGTMLYLDKGSLGSAPQDPL from the coding sequence CTGCAGGAGCCGCTGGTGGTGGTCGAGGGCGTGTCCAAGTCCTACCGCCGGGGCGACGTCTCCGAGACCGTGCTCGAGGACATCACCTTTTCCATCGGCCGGGGCGAGTTCCTCTCGCTCATGGGGCCCTCCGGCTCGGGCAAGTCCACGCTGCTGAACCTCATCGCCGGGCTGGACAAGCCGGATGCGGGCAGCATCATCGTGGACGGGCTCGAGGTCTCGGACCTGACCGAGGCGGAGCTCGCCCGCTGGCGCTCGCAGAGCGTGGGCTTCGTCTTCCAGTTCTACAACCTCATCCCGGTGCTCACGGCGCTCGAGAACGTGGAGCTGCCCCTGCTGCTCACCGGGCTCTCGCGCGCCGAACGGCGCGAGCACGCGGCCGCTGCCCTCTCCCTGGTGAGCCTTTCGGACCGCCTGGGCCACTACCCCAAGCAGCTCTCCGGCGGCCAGCAGCAGCGCGTCTCCATCGCCCGCGCCCTGGTCTCGGACCCGCTCCTGCTGGTGGCGGACGAGCCCACGGGCGACCTGGACCGCAAGTCCGCCGAGGACGTGCTGGACCTCATGGAGCGCATGAACCGGGATTTCGGCAAGACCATCGTCATGGTCACGCACGACCCGCACGCAGCGGCACGCGCCGGGACCATGCTCTACCTGGACAAGGGAAGCCTGGGCAGTGCTCCTCAAGATCCTCTTTAG
- a CDS encoding efflux RND transporter periplasmic adaptor subunit — translation MQQTGDTSARDLSALRIDKSKATIRRSGRWKRRAVIIGVLAALLAGLWLAGVFTPSASVRVAVAAPYYPSQSFTLLNASGYVVAQRKAAVGSKITSRLVELYVEEGDRVKAGQIIARLEGADVQSALERARADVRAAQFLIDEAEARLYNTRRAYLRMEKLLPGGYVAQSDVDAAKSSFDADEAAVRTAKAQLQSARKAELEAKVNVDYTEIRAPFDAVVLTKDADVGDIVTPLGAAANAKASVVTIADMSSLQVEADVSESNISQVRTGQPCVVQLDALPGERFDGHVHMIVPTADRSKASVMVKVAFDHLDPRILPEMSAKAAFLAHPIPPDEAKAVLAVPTSALLPHKEGAPADTASLFLAEQGKARLTSVTTGRAFGDLTEIVSGLTNGQRVIVAPPEGLSDGAKIKVSE, via the coding sequence ATGCAGCAGACAGGCGACACCAGCGCGCGGGACCTCTCCGCGCTGCGCATAGACAAGTCCAAGGCCACCATCCGCCGTTCCGGCCGCTGGAAGCGGCGCGCCGTCATCATCGGGGTGCTGGCCGCGCTTCTGGCCGGGCTCTGGCTGGCCGGGGTCTTCACCCCGAGCGCCTCCGTGCGCGTGGCCGTGGCCGCGCCCTACTACCCCTCGCAGTCCTTCACCCTGCTGAACGCCTCGGGCTACGTGGTGGCCCAGCGCAAGGCCGCCGTGGGCTCCAAGATCACGAGCCGGTTGGTGGAGCTCTATGTGGAGGAAGGCGACCGGGTGAAGGCCGGGCAGATCATCGCCCGGCTGGAGGGCGCGGACGTACAGAGCGCGCTCGAGCGGGCCAGGGCGGACGTGCGCGCGGCCCAGTTCCTGATCGACGAGGCCGAGGCCCGGCTCTACAACACCCGGCGCGCCTACCTGCGCATGGAGAAGCTCCTGCCCGGCGGCTACGTGGCGCAGTCGGACGTGGACGCGGCCAAGTCGAGCTTCGACGCCGACGAGGCCGCCGTGCGCACGGCAAAGGCGCAGCTGCAGAGCGCGCGCAAGGCCGAGCTCGAGGCCAAGGTGAACGTGGACTACACGGAGATCCGCGCGCCCTTCGACGCCGTGGTCCTGACCAAGGACGCGGACGTGGGCGACATCGTCACCCCGCTGGGCGCCGCGGCCAACGCCAAGGCTTCGGTGGTGACCATCGCGGACATGTCCTCGCTGCAGGTGGAGGCCGACGTCTCGGAGTCGAACATCTCCCAGGTGCGCACGGGCCAGCCCTGCGTGGTGCAGCTCGACGCCCTGCCGGGCGAGCGCTTCGACGGCCACGTGCACATGATCGTGCCCACGGCCGACCGCTCCAAGGCCTCGGTCATGGTCAAGGTGGCCTTCGACCATCTCGACCCGCGCATCCTGCCGGAGATGAGCGCCAAGGCGGCCTTCCTCGCGCACCCCATCCCCCCGGACGAGGCCAAGGCCGTGCTGGCCGTGCCCACCTCCGCGCTGCTGCCGCACAAGGAAGGCGCCCCCGCGGACACCGCGAGCCTCTTCCTGGCCGAGCAGGGCAAGGCGCGCCTTACGAGCGTGACCACGGGCCGCGCCTTCGGCGACCTCACGGAGATCGTCTCCGGCCTCACGAACGGGCAGCGCGTCATCGTGGCCCCGCCCGAGGGGCTTTCCGACGGCGCGAAGATCAAGGTCAGCGAGTAG
- a CDS encoding acyltransferase family protein, with amino-acid sequence MNQSALFSRNAQILKLLSILTIAFGHFYLSSGLHYKVMDYWWCLSAIGLIVFACTSGYFTALRYGPGFDIGRFWRRKLVRLGYAYTTLNVFLAALFLAEGRHDVFSFHSFLSWIGMKGFLTWFGIHNQSPFGAGLWFLTLLLLFYLAYPLLERVNRNPVPSWLFTASATALCLWLVDAVPMTHTLWITLAGFLLGVFLAKREIALSRGVCLGGLALLGGGMLALNLVLHVTAANSALLLVLGVLAVEACRHVRLPEAVASLLLPVSSYILEIYILHAYLFVHPLPPRNFPLLALDFLSSLTLILSLAMLLSKLAQAVQRAVESRRTVPESA; translated from the coding sequence ATGAACCAATCCGCCCTGTTCAGCAGGAACGCCCAGATCCTGAAGCTGCTCTCCATCCTGACCATCGCCTTCGGCCACTTCTACCTGAGCTCCGGCCTGCACTACAAAGTCATGGACTACTGGTGGTGCCTGAGCGCCATCGGGCTCATCGTCTTCGCCTGCACCTCGGGCTACTTCACGGCCCTGCGTTACGGCCCGGGCTTCGACATCGGCCGCTTCTGGCGGCGCAAGCTCGTGCGCCTGGGCTACGCCTACACCACCCTGAACGTCTTCCTCGCCGCGCTCTTCCTGGCCGAGGGCAGGCACGACGTCTTCTCCTTCCACTCGTTCCTCAGCTGGATAGGCATGAAGGGCTTCCTCACCTGGTTCGGCATCCACAACCAGAGCCCCTTCGGCGCGGGGCTGTGGTTCCTCACCCTGCTGCTCCTCTTCTACCTCGCCTATCCGCTGCTCGAGCGGGTGAACCGCAACCCCGTCCCGTCCTGGCTGTTCACGGCCTCGGCCACGGCGCTGTGCCTCTGGCTGGTGGACGCCGTGCCCATGACGCACACCCTGTGGATCACCCTGGCGGGCTTCCTGCTCGGCGTCTTCCTGGCCAAGCGGGAGATCGCGCTCTCCAGGGGTGTCTGCCTCGGCGGGCTGGCCCTCCTCGGCGGCGGCATGCTGGCCCTGAACCTCGTCCTGCACGTCACGGCCGCCAACTCGGCCCTGCTCCTGGTCCTCGGCGTCCTGGCCGTGGAGGCCTGCCGCCACGTCCGCCTGCCCGAGGCCGTGGCCTCCCTGCTCCTGCCCGTCTCCTCCTATATCCTGGAGATCTACATCCTGCACGCCTACCTCTTCGTGCACCCCCTGCCGCCCAGGAACTTCCCCCTCCTGGCGCTCGACTTCCTGTCCAGCCTGACCCTCATCCTGAGCCTGGCCATGCTCCTGTCCAAGCTCGCCCAGGCCGTGCAGCGCGCCGTGGAAAGCCGCCGCACCGTGCCCGAATCGGCGTAG
- a CDS encoding DUF4209 domain-containing protein, giving the protein MVAQDSQDSPLLPIVLASAEDLATLSIAAALEGVEHADTCALEQAFERAATEAESHNDMAAKRGYMLLSALCSIHMQIENPGDIWVPKWQDSSHRTHIPSDFRGEQTTILNNIVKNIEHPALRARVADIVWYNDRTKCNAAVLAIEAYCELVRRCLDSDFACQFDDVPNSIFDLVDWIHRALQLAVLSRKRGEMPNVLREVFDLIYNRAVETGHYAAFIRLAELGTRHGLIVWSKVAPDAEKIASQRVGGDYPMPLHDTWDLAAHGYTKLGDNDAKRRCQSCSVDEILRMRGQVDSASAKVHWTRQAIGKLRQAGGFKSRINELRAELRELQDASLDEFGHFSIPIDLTQERQETVELFERLSLPDILLQFALRPCPPKIDELRRQALENREHSVLGSLMGASYADHEGKAVAETPAMPLDGEPSADWFKGQSLRFLDLWYHQVVVGFIEPARFTTMLRFPLEDRYFEPIVRMSPFVPPGHNHLFALGFTRFWQGDYASAAHLLIPQLENSLRHVLSIANHDSSKIKSDLLQEDCSLSELLKNFHAGLVKIFGEDLINELDLLFNHRAGPALRHEMAHGKVSTDTCYHPSTIYACWLIYHLTCIPLMKQWKDIVAPAIEQATF; this is encoded by the coding sequence ATGGTTGCCCAGGATAGCCAAGACTCACCCCTTTTACCCATCGTTCTCGCGTCTGCTGAGGATTTAGCAACGCTCAGCATCGCAGCCGCCCTCGAAGGTGTCGAGCACGCTGACACTTGTGCTCTTGAGCAAGCTTTTGAACGAGCTGCAACGGAAGCTGAATCCCATAACGATATGGCTGCAAAGCGCGGCTACATGCTGCTATCAGCCCTTTGCAGCATCCATATGCAGATCGAAAATCCAGGTGATATCTGGGTACCGAAATGGCAAGACTCATCTCACCGCACTCACATACCAAGTGATTTTCGCGGAGAGCAAACTACGATCCTGAATAACATAGTTAAGAACATCGAGCATCCCGCGCTTCGGGCACGAGTTGCGGACATCGTTTGGTACAATGATCGGACGAAATGCAACGCTGCAGTGCTGGCAATTGAAGCATATTGCGAACTCGTAAGGCGCTGCCTTGATAGTGATTTCGCTTGTCAGTTCGATGACGTCCCCAACAGTATCTTTGATCTTGTTGACTGGATTCATCGAGCACTGCAACTCGCCGTGTTGTCCCGCAAGCGAGGTGAAATGCCGAATGTGCTACGGGAAGTATTTGATCTCATCTACAACCGTGCAGTTGAAACGGGGCACTACGCGGCTTTTATCAGGCTCGCCGAACTTGGGACAAGACATGGTCTGATTGTTTGGTCCAAGGTCGCTCCCGATGCGGAAAAGATAGCGAGCCAACGTGTTGGCGGCGATTACCCGATGCCTCTGCATGATACGTGGGATTTGGCCGCCCATGGCTACACGAAGCTTGGTGATAATGACGCCAAGCGACGCTGCCAGAGTTGCTCCGTGGACGAAATCCTGCGGATGCGCGGACAGGTCGACTCAGCGTCAGCGAAGGTGCATTGGACGCGACAGGCAATCGGTAAATTGCGGCAGGCGGGCGGGTTCAAAAGTCGCATTAACGAGCTAAGGGCTGAACTTCGTGAGCTTCAAGATGCCTCACTCGATGAGTTTGGGCACTTCAGCATCCCGATTGATCTTACGCAGGAGCGTCAAGAAACAGTCGAATTGTTTGAACGACTCTCGCTCCCTGACATCTTGCTCCAGTTCGCCCTACGGCCGTGCCCTCCAAAGATCGACGAACTCCGAAGACAAGCGTTGGAAAACCGTGAGCACAGTGTGCTCGGCTCGCTGATGGGCGCCAGCTACGCCGACCACGAGGGCAAAGCTGTCGCCGAAACACCAGCGATGCCACTTGATGGCGAGCCCAGCGCCGACTGGTTCAAGGGGCAGTCGCTTCGGTTTCTTGATCTTTGGTATCATCAGGTCGTGGTTGGGTTCATTGAACCTGCACGATTTACTACCATGCTCAGGTTTCCATTGGAGGACAGATACTTTGAACCGATCGTACGCATGAGTCCTTTCGTTCCACCAGGGCACAACCACCTGTTCGCACTTGGATTCACGCGCTTCTGGCAGGGCGACTACGCCTCAGCCGCCCATCTGCTTATCCCCCAGCTTGAGAACTCACTTCGGCATGTCTTATCGATCGCCAATCATGACTCATCGAAAATCAAGTCGGACCTATTGCAGGAAGATTGTTCTCTCTCGGAATTGCTCAAAAATTTCCACGCGGGACTGGTGAAAATATTCGGTGAGGACCTCATCAACGAACTCGATTTGTTGTTCAATCACCGAGCTGGACCAGCTCTCAGGCACGAGATGGCACATGGCAAGGTGTCGACGGATACCTGTTATCACCCATCCACAATCTACGCATGCTGGCTGATCTATCACCTTACTTGTATTCCACTGATGAAACAGTGGAAGGACATTGTTGCTCCAGCAATTGAGCAAGCCACCTTTTAG